In a single window of the Chiloscyllium punctatum isolate Juve2018m chromosome 25, sChiPun1.3, whole genome shotgun sequence genome:
- the LOC140495843 gene encoding uncharacterized protein, which translates to MAAKTSAYKKTPLSTTVQRKKPGPKPEITEEQKQEIREAFDLFDTDGAGSIDAKELKVAMRALGFEPKKEEIKKMIAEIDKEGTGKIDFNEFLAVITHKMAEKDTKEEILKAFRLFDDDETGRISFKNLKRVAKELGENLTDEELQEMIDEADRDGDGEVNEQEFLRIMKKTSLY; encoded by the exons ATGGCTGCCAAG ACCTCTGCCTATAAAAAGACACCTTTGAGTACAACAGTACAAAGGAAGAAACCTGGACCAAAACCAGAAATCACTGAAGAACAAAAACAGGAAATACGAGAAGCATTTGACCTATTTGACACAGACGGTGCTGGATCTATTGATGCCAAAGAATTAAAG GTTGCAATGAGAGctttgggatttgaacccaagaaagaagaaataaagaaaatgaTTGCAGAAATTGATAAGGAAGGCACTGGGAAAATAGACTTTAATGAATTTTTGGCAGTCATCACACACAAAATG GCTGAGAAAGATACAAAGGAGGAAATTTTGAAAGCCTTTAGACTGTTTGATGATGATGAAACTGGGCGAATCTCATTCAAAAATCTGAAACGTGTAGCAAAAGAACTTGGAGAAAACCTCACGGACGAAGAATTGCAG GAAATGATTGATGAAGCCGATcgagatggagatggggaagtcAATGAACAAGAGTTCCTTCGAATCATGAAGAAGACCAGTTTATATTAA